The proteins below come from a single Bactrocera dorsalis isolate Fly_Bdor chromosome 5, ASM2337382v1, whole genome shotgun sequence genomic window:
- the LOC125778810 gene encoding uncharacterized protein LOC125778810, with protein MCFLCKWDSRASSSHYHIKYFEERKENIIGDLNGIHESLQSMNLPKDKVILPPLHIKLGVVKNFIKSLNTQGYAFKRIQTIFPRLSAAKLKEGMLVGPDIKKLLQDEEFYGHLSDMQKTAFDFMQLVISEFLGNSNAQNYAENIESMLIGFNNIGVKMSLKLHFLHSHLNFFKENLGAVSDEHGERFHQDIKVLEERFKGKSQSVMLAEYVWGLYRNLDTSENSRQAKYRKAY; from the exons atgtgCTTCCTTTGTAAATGGGATTCACGTGCTTCCAGCAGCCAttatcatattaaatatttcgaagaacgcaaagaaaatattattggtGACTTGAATGGAATCCATGAATCTCTCCAATCCATGAATCTCCCAAAAGATAAGGTCATACTTCCACCGCTGCATATTAAGTTGGGCgtggtgaaaaattttattaaaagcttaaatACACAAGGATATGCTTTCAAACGCATTCAAACAATTTTCCCCAGATTATCTgcagcaaaattaaaagaag GAATGCTCGTTGGACccgatataaaaaaattattacaagatGAAGAATTTTATGGTCATCTGTCGGATATGCAAAAGACAGCATTTGACTTTATGCAGCTGGTTATATCAGAATTCCTTGGAAACTCAAACGCACAAAACTatgcagaaaatattgaaagcatGCTAATCGGTTTTAACAATATTGGCGTTAAGATGTCACTAAAGCTGCATTTTCTGCACTCTcatctcaatttttttaaagaaaaccttGGAGCGGTTTCAGATGAACACGGTGAAAGGTTTCATCAGGATATAAAGGTATTGGAAGAAAGATTCAAAGGGAAATCCCAAAGTGTAATGCTTGCTGAATACGTATGGGGCTTGTACAGAAACCTTGACACATCGGAAAATTCACGTCAAGCTAAATACAGGAAAGCATATTAA